Proteins found in one Amycolatopsis umgeniensis genomic segment:
- a CDS encoding MerR family transcriptional regulator, whose translation MRIGELARRTGVSERALRYYEEQGLLTPERRPSGYRVYGDADVAAVRRIRILLEAGLNTAQILEILPCIVDEDGWLTPDCPELVDELRRQRERIDAAIGELETTRANLDTIIGDEKAAASPGTRPLS comes from the coding sequence ATGCGGATCGGGGAGCTCGCGCGGCGGACCGGTGTGAGCGAGCGTGCGCTGCGGTACTACGAGGAACAGGGTCTGCTGACTCCGGAACGGCGGCCGAGCGGCTATCGCGTGTACGGCGACGCGGATGTCGCGGCGGTGCGGCGGATCAGGATCCTGCTCGAGGCCGGGCTGAACACCGCGCAGATCCTGGAGATCCTGCCGTGCATCGTCGACGAGGACGGCTGGCTGACGCCTGATTGCCCGGAGCTGGTCGACGAACTGCGCAGGCAGCGTGAGCGGATCGACGCGGCCATCGGCGAGCTGGAGACCACACGCGCGAACCTCGACACGATCATCGGGGACGAAAAAGCGGCCGCGTCCCCAGGGACACGGCCGCTTTCGTGA
- a CDS encoding NAD(P)-dependent oxidoreductase: MTTVTVLGLGPMGHALAAAFTAADHPTTVWNRTPGKETSLDVTVAATAAQAIAASPLTVVCVRDHRAAQSILDTDALKGRTLVNVTGGSPRQAREMASWAADHGIGYLDGVIVATTDAIGGPEATLFYSGPADVYEKHRGTLAALGENAHHLGEDPGRAAAFDASLQDMLWTSMSGVIHMFALAKAESIGAATIAGHAKAMLGFFPDMIDLLAAQVAADHYPGDAGTLESTAATMDHILDAIRERNLDNGVLTAARTQVRQAIDAGHGSEGFGRLAALQ, encoded by the coding sequence ATGACCACCGTGACCGTCCTAGGACTCGGCCCCATGGGCCACGCCCTCGCCGCCGCGTTCACCGCGGCCGACCACCCCACCACCGTGTGGAACCGCACCCCGGGCAAGGAAACCAGCCTCGACGTCACCGTCGCCGCGACCGCCGCGCAGGCGATCGCCGCCAGCCCGCTCACCGTCGTCTGCGTCCGCGACCACCGAGCTGCACAATCCATCCTCGACACCGACGCGCTCAAAGGCCGCACCCTGGTGAACGTCACCGGCGGCTCACCACGACAAGCCCGCGAAATGGCCTCCTGGGCGGCCGACCACGGAATCGGCTACCTCGACGGCGTGATCGTCGCGACCACCGACGCCATCGGCGGCCCGGAAGCCACCCTGTTCTACAGCGGCCCGGCCGACGTCTACGAGAAACACCGCGGCACACTGGCCGCACTCGGCGAGAACGCACACCACCTCGGCGAGGACCCCGGCCGCGCCGCCGCGTTCGACGCCTCCCTGCAGGACATGCTCTGGACCTCGATGAGCGGGGTGATCCACATGTTCGCCCTCGCCAAGGCGGAGAGCATCGGCGCCGCCACCATCGCCGGACACGCCAAGGCGATGCTCGGCTTCTTCCCGGACATGATCGACCTGCTCGCCGCCCAGGTCGCCGCCGACCACTACCCCGGCGACGCGGGCACCCTCGAGTCCACGGCCGCGACCATGGACCACATCCTCGACGCCATCCGGGAGCGAAACCTCGACAACGGCGTCCTCACCGCCGCCCGAACCCAAGTGCGGCAAGCGATCGACGCGGGCCACGGCTCCGAGGGATTCGGCAGGCTCGCCGCGCTCCAGTAA
- a CDS encoding DUF6493 family protein: MQLNALLTGQPADVLTRTLELSPAERKALLPDLLAAFKDGSEFVEIEPNTYGARNPIRGEQAATALWAILPAGDPLLRKLWLASPTILERVLRDRPLAERKSIALRMIGHQTAWKAIRRMVRDGDLEPIRTPEYHAGWFGWAGRSDGKPLAERLRTEPEGLTELWELLTLEGNGDASFAAYDKYVHDENKFSTALLELTGTGELDRTRLLDLTLDILARDFAAFRAQWYAALHEALEPTPDERTAAQNRYARLCGSGLPRTVSFAVKSLSLVDKQGTLDGEVALQHLPAAAAGRGAATAKLALRLAGRIADRRPELTDLANEVFEAALTHEASDVRALATARLGVTPDAPADIETVVYPEPVRPPWHQRETLTLPLEIPDTPAAIAEALSSLLADPDQADLFLAALDGIHRVEADLTDALKPLVKRATKIAGEKYGAAIPKLLATLVLGLSGRDVTHPPQVEGWRRSLHHRITALLEGTAVPVSAATHQGGWLDPVVFVSRMLEHPEAPEDDVADALLRLAPDTRPEALTLASALTGPHADTIRYALGGPSISQTGWTALAAARARHPEAADPVAALRGEPGTPMTWSAKVGPNAYDLEELDIQETPEIVSPKAPWLGVLFDAPDPEWLGFTNCHEAVSSPYDRDYVEAMVAGNLFFNDIEVGYPVEKAALPPFLDRPSIPGFPGTMLLATTLALKRPAAVQLGTDAVLTLLDRKMVGPRALGEALGILGPHLIPTRLAPRLSTIANEHPIAALSLLDALLPALAPDHRGVFALLELTADLVERGAGPISSETKEWLTRFKGSSKAAKAASRLSR, from the coding sequence GTGCAGCTGAACGCGCTCCTCACCGGCCAACCCGCGGACGTCCTCACCCGGACCCTCGAGCTCTCCCCAGCCGAGCGGAAGGCCCTGCTCCCCGACCTTCTGGCCGCGTTCAAGGACGGCAGCGAGTTCGTCGAAATCGAGCCCAACACCTACGGCGCCCGAAACCCGATCAGGGGCGAGCAAGCCGCGACAGCCCTCTGGGCCATCCTCCCCGCAGGCGACCCCCTGCTGCGCAAACTCTGGCTCGCCTCACCCACGATCCTCGAACGCGTCCTGAGAGACCGGCCACTCGCCGAACGCAAGTCGATCGCCCTCCGCATGATCGGGCACCAAACCGCCTGGAAAGCGATCCGCCGCATGGTCCGCGACGGCGACCTCGAACCCATCCGGACCCCCGAGTACCACGCGGGCTGGTTCGGCTGGGCCGGACGCTCCGACGGGAAGCCCTTGGCCGAACGACTCCGGACCGAACCCGAAGGACTCACCGAACTCTGGGAACTACTCACGCTCGAAGGCAACGGCGACGCCAGCTTCGCCGCCTACGACAAGTACGTCCACGACGAGAACAAGTTCTCCACCGCGCTGCTCGAACTGACCGGAACCGGCGAACTCGACCGCACCAGATTGCTCGACCTCACCCTCGACATCCTCGCCCGAGACTTCGCGGCCTTCCGCGCCCAGTGGTACGCGGCGCTCCACGAAGCACTCGAGCCCACTCCCGACGAGCGCACAGCGGCCCAGAATCGCTATGCCCGGCTCTGCGGAAGCGGCCTCCCCCGCACCGTCTCCTTCGCCGTCAAGTCACTGTCCCTAGTGGACAAACAAGGCACGCTCGACGGCGAAGTCGCCCTCCAGCACCTCCCCGCGGCAGCCGCCGGACGCGGCGCCGCCACCGCCAAACTCGCACTCCGGCTCGCCGGCCGCATCGCCGACCGGCGCCCCGAACTCACCGACCTCGCCAACGAAGTCTTCGAAGCGGCCCTCACCCACGAAGCGTCCGACGTCCGCGCCCTCGCCACCGCCAGGCTCGGCGTCACACCCGACGCGCCGGCCGACATCGAGACCGTCGTGTACCCGGAACCCGTACGACCACCCTGGCACCAGCGCGAGACGCTCACCCTCCCACTCGAAATCCCGGACACCCCGGCCGCGATCGCGGAAGCCCTCTCCTCCCTCCTCGCCGACCCCGACCAGGCCGACCTGTTCCTGGCCGCCCTCGACGGCATCCACCGCGTCGAAGCCGACCTCACAGACGCCCTCAAACCGCTGGTCAAACGCGCCACCAAGATCGCGGGCGAGAAATACGGCGCCGCCATACCCAAGCTGCTCGCCACACTCGTCCTCGGCCTCAGCGGCCGCGACGTCACCCACCCGCCACAGGTCGAAGGCTGGCGCCGCTCACTCCACCACCGGATCACCGCCCTGCTGGAGGGCACCGCCGTACCCGTGTCCGCCGCCACCCACCAAGGCGGCTGGCTCGACCCCGTCGTCTTCGTCTCCCGCATGCTCGAACACCCGGAAGCACCCGAAGACGACGTCGCCGACGCACTGCTCCGGCTGGCCCCGGACACCCGGCCCGAAGCTCTCACCCTCGCCTCGGCACTCACCGGACCGCACGCCGACACCATCCGCTACGCCCTCGGCGGACCGTCGATCTCCCAAACCGGCTGGACCGCCCTCGCCGCCGCTCGCGCGCGACACCCCGAAGCCGCAGACCCCGTCGCCGCCCTACGCGGTGAACCCGGCACGCCGATGACCTGGTCGGCGAAGGTCGGCCCCAACGCCTACGACCTCGAAGAGCTGGACATCCAGGAAACCCCGGAAATCGTCTCGCCGAAAGCTCCCTGGCTAGGGGTACTCTTCGACGCTCCGGATCCCGAATGGCTCGGCTTCACCAATTGCCACGAAGCGGTTTCCTCGCCCTACGACCGCGACTACGTGGAAGCAATGGTCGCCGGAAACCTGTTCTTCAACGACATCGAAGTCGGCTATCCCGTGGAGAAGGCCGCGCTGCCCCCATTCCTGGACCGGCCCTCCATCCCGGGCTTCCCCGGCACGATGCTCCTCGCCACCACACTCGCGCTGAAACGCCCGGCCGCCGTTCAGCTGGGCACGGACGCCGTACTGACCCTTCTGGACCGGAAAATGGTCGGCCCCCGCGCACTCGGCGAAGCGCTGGGAATCCTCGGCCCCCACCTCATACCGACGAGGCTGGCTCCCCGGCTTTCGACCATCGCGAACGAACACCCGATCGCCGCACTGTCTCTTCTGGACGCTCTGCTGCCCGCTTTGGCACCTGATCATCGAGGGGTCTTCGCGCTCTTGGAGCTCACCGCGGACCTGGTGGAACGCGGGGCGGGACCGATCAGCTCCGAGACAAAGGAATGGCTGACGCGGTTCAAGGGCAGTTCGAAAGCGGCGAAGGCGGCGTCACGCCTCAGCCGCTGA
- a CDS encoding SWIM zinc finger family protein has translation MITEILLESVEEHVRVPVLFDGFVEPGAQAAQALLILGKVARTRFWMPPSMVNRLIAESDPVFTADGTTLRAEAFSPCCGVYARLDLVEVGELGEGCTNVDLSEATRAVLAGVVAQDPLHLTVRGDGIHLRTLDGQNDESLVPLPDRWVAGFAEVAAVTAGAVKKAELDKLETRAFLRRLPTAVGKSWAVTSGRGLRLTSRSGQDSIPASGLHRLRIVEPLIRFAQGLTVYTRPGSEVASWVLQLERARLIVTLSPEPSRGFSGEGGWLNSLAAGLDAPELVAGRAGHDVVDGTWFSRELPSGRAPANGRLAKARELVATGAVRQLPDGGYEITRAGSVQRVRLSPAGCTCAWWAKHQETRGPCSHVLAARMSAAEA, from the coding sequence GTGATCACCGAGATCTTGCTGGAGTCCGTCGAAGAGCATGTCCGGGTGCCGGTGCTGTTCGACGGGTTCGTCGAACCCGGAGCTCAAGCGGCGCAGGCATTGCTGATCTTGGGGAAGGTCGCCAGGACGCGGTTCTGGATGCCGCCGTCGATGGTGAACAGGCTCATCGCCGAGTCCGATCCGGTGTTCACCGCGGACGGGACGACGTTGCGCGCGGAGGCGTTTTCACCGTGCTGCGGTGTCTACGCCAGGCTCGATCTGGTCGAGGTCGGCGAACTCGGTGAAGGGTGCACCAACGTGGACCTGTCCGAGGCGACGAGGGCGGTGCTGGCCGGGGTGGTGGCACAGGATCCGTTGCACCTGACCGTACGAGGGGACGGGATCCACCTCCGCACTCTCGACGGGCAGAACGACGAGTCACTGGTACCGCTGCCGGATCGCTGGGTGGCGGGTTTCGCCGAGGTCGCCGCCGTCACGGCGGGCGCGGTCAAGAAGGCGGAGCTGGACAAGCTCGAAACGAGGGCTTTCCTGCGACGGCTTCCGACCGCTGTCGGCAAGTCGTGGGCGGTGACGTCCGGCCGGGGGCTCCGGTTGACCTCGCGTTCGGGGCAGGACTCGATTCCGGCGTCCGGGCTGCACAGGCTCCGGATCGTCGAGCCGCTGATCCGGTTCGCGCAAGGTCTGACCGTCTACACGCGACCAGGAAGTGAGGTCGCGAGTTGGGTGCTCCAACTGGAACGTGCGCGGCTGATCGTGACGCTGTCCCCTGAGCCGTCTCGCGGTTTCTCCGGTGAGGGCGGCTGGCTGAACTCACTGGCGGCGGGCCTCGACGCACCGGAACTCGTCGCGGGCCGCGCCGGCCACGACGTCGTCGACGGCACGTGGTTCTCGCGCGAGCTCCCGAGCGGGCGCGCTCCGGCGAACGGGCGGCTGGCGAAGGCCCGGGAGCTCGTCGCCACCGGAGCGGTCCGGCAGTTGCCCGATGGCGGCTACGAGATCACTCGTGCCGGGTCCGTGCAGCGGGTCCGGTTGTCACCCGCCGGGTGTACTTGTGCCTGGTGGGCCAAACATCAGGAGACGCGAGGCCCGTGTTCGCATGTGCTGGCGGCGCGGATGTCAGCGGCTGAGGCGTGA